One part of the Candidatus Limnocylindrales bacterium genome encodes these proteins:
- a CDS encoding ROK family protein: MKDYIIGIDLGGTNLRVAAITREGEIIQKSEGRSEVHRGREKVLEDLLKSVEEIQRSLQPKGWQPVAIGFGVPGIIKEGIVVQSPNFPDWDDFDLKTYLKNHWNLPLWIENDANAAALGELWMGAGKESRHFCCLTLGTGVGSGIIVDGRILHGADGMAGEAGHMVVDPEGPPCGCGGYGCLETYASATGLERMSKEALRRGAFRGKLPHNVHELSAKDLHNLAKAGDPEARQIFAQMGRYLGIGLVNLIQIFNTELIILGGGVTDSWEYFIPETEKQIQTRAYKALARRVKIRRALCGGDAGVLGAAYAALQGLKDLEENRRRRDERPWGRWILLDEGTNYKVKRLEVKPGQRLSLQKHRYRAEHWVVVEEGTAQITLDGNQMELHPNEATFIPQGGVHRITNPGSKPVVIIEVQYGTYLGEDDITRLQDDYGRAN; this comes from the coding sequence ATGAAAGATTATATTATAGGCATTGACCTGGGTGGGACTAATTTAAGGGTAGCGGCCATTACTCGAGAGGGGGAGATTATCCAGAAATCTGAAGGCAGATCGGAGGTTCATCGAGGACGAGAAAAAGTCCTGGAAGATCTGTTAAAGTCGGTAGAAGAAATTCAAAGATCTCTTCAGCCCAAGGGATGGCAACCCGTGGCGATTGGGTTTGGAGTTCCCGGTATTATTAAAGAGGGAATCGTGGTTCAATCCCCTAATTTTCCTGATTGGGATGATTTTGATTTAAAGACTTATTTAAAGAACCACTGGAATTTACCCCTTTGGATTGAAAACGATGCCAATGCGGCGGCCTTGGGAGAGTTATGGATGGGAGCCGGAAAGGAGAGCCGGCATTTTTGCTGTCTTACCCTGGGAACTGGCGTGGGAAGTGGAATCATTGTGGACGGGAGGATCCTCCATGGAGCCGATGGGATGGCCGGGGAAGCAGGTCATATGGTGGTAGATCCGGAGGGGCCCCCTTGTGGATGTGGGGGGTATGGGTGTTTGGAAACCTATGCTTCGGCTACAGGCCTCGAAAGAATGTCGAAGGAAGCTTTACGTCGCGGGGCTTTTCGGGGGAAACTTCCCCATAATGTCCATGAATTATCGGCCAAAGATCTTCATAATCTGGCCAAGGCGGGAGACCCGGAGGCCAGGCAAATTTTTGCCCAAATGGGGCGGTACCTGGGCATCGGGCTGGTCAATCTTATTCAGATTTTTAATACCGAGTTGATCATCTTAGGAGGTGGCGTTACCGATTCTTGGGAATATTTTATCCCCGAGACAGAAAAACAAATCCAGACCCGGGCCTATAAGGCCCTGGCCAGACGGGTTAAAATTCGCCGGGCACTTTGTGGAGGCGATGCCGGAGTCTTGGGAGCCGCTTATGCTGCCCTCCAGGGTCTCAAAGATCTCGAGGAAAATCGTCGACGAAGGGATGAAAGACCCTGGGGACGCTGGATCTTACTGGATGAAGGAACAAATTATAAAGTCAAACGGTTAGAGGTTAAACCGGGTCAACGGTTAAGCTTACAAAAACACCGATATCGAGCAGAACACTGGGTGGTCGTAGAAGAAGGTACGGCTCAAATAACCTTAGACGGGAATCAGATGGAGTTACACCCCAACGAAGCCACCTTCATTCCGCAGGGAGGAGTTCATCGAATTACCAATCCTGGATCAAAACCGGTCGTTATTATAGAAGTTCAGTATGGAACCTACTTGGGGGAAGACGATATTACCCGATTGCAGGATGATTATGGGAGAGCCAATTAA
- a CDS encoding mannose-1-phosphate guanylyltransferase has protein sequence MEHVYVVIMAGGKGERFWPLSTPEEPKPFIKILGSETLIQQTVHRILPLVPTEHILVILGKEHLSLAREQLPQLPEPNFITEPMGRDTAPCIGLASLQLEKRDPESIMIVIPADHYIPDQDKFLSTLTLAVEVARQGSYLVTLGIKPTRPETGYGYILVGNQKITLQGREVFQVQKFIEKPDFATAAKYLEEGSYYWNSGIFIWRNRTIQDLLRRFMPALWQGLDRIKGSLGSPEEQEVLQREFKQFERISIDYGILEKAPEVLMIPADFRWDDVGTWKALDRVLPLDENGNIVVGNHRGVETKDCIIYAKDIFISTFGISDLIIVSSQGKVLICHKNMAPDLKKLLQQL, from the coding sequence ATGGAACATGTATACGTTGTGATCATGGCTGGTGGAAAAGGGGAGCGCTTCTGGCCCTTGAGTACACCCGAAGAACCTAAACCCTTTATTAAAATTCTGGGATCCGAAACTTTGATCCAACAGACGGTCCATCGAATTCTCCCTTTGGTTCCAACCGAACATATTCTGGTGATTTTGGGAAAAGAACACCTTTCTTTGGCCAGAGAGCAGTTACCTCAACTTCCTGAACCAAATTTTATTACCGAGCCCATGGGTCGAGATACCGCCCCTTGTATCGGATTGGCCTCCCTTCAATTGGAAAAGCGAGATCCGGAAAGCATCATGATCGTAATTCCTGCCGATCATTATATCCCGGATCAAGATAAATTTTTAAGCACGCTGACCCTGGCCGTTGAAGTAGCCAGGCAAGGATCTTATCTTGTAACCCTTGGAATTAAGCCTACCCGCCCGGAGACCGGTTATGGATATATTTTGGTCGGAAATCAAAAAATTACCTTGCAGGGCCGGGAGGTGTTTCAAGTTCAGAAATTTATAGAAAAACCTGATTTTGCCACTGCGGCAAAATATTTAGAAGAAGGTTCTTATTACTGGAATAGCGGGATCTTTATCTGGAGGAATAGAACCATTCAAGACCTTTTGCGCCGTTTTATGCCGGCTTTATGGCAAGGTTTGGATCGGATCAAAGGCTCTTTAGGAAGCCCAGAAGAACAGGAAGTCCTCCAGAGGGAATTCAAGCAGTTCGAAAGGATTTCAATCGACTACGGAATCCTGGAAAAGGCTCCCGAGGTGTTAATGATTCCTGCCGATTTTCGTTGGGATGATGTAGGGACCTGGAAAGCCCTGGATCGCGTTCTTCCTTTAGATGAAAATGGAAACATCGTCGTGGGTAATCATCGGGGGGTTGAAACAAAGGACTGTATTATTTACGCAAAGGATATTTTTATTTCGACCTTTGGTATTTCTGATCTTATTATTGTGAGCTCCCAGGGTAAGGTGTTAATTTGTCATAAAAACATGGCTCCGGATTTAAAAAAACTCCTTCAACAATTATAG
- a CDS encoding polysaccharide deacetylase family protein: MIEKFNVKQTQPWISKLYGYGLVLILALVSVLYSGLLHRSDPWPDPQTPPLPPLVLSLPGLERGTGGGEEIEARGRGGPGAQRYREAKTENGSVVRQKFDVKRKNNLPFPSVPRSRPLYTDSSDSDLITFDDGPTPQTTPHILDVLDRYGVKANFFLEGERIRRYPYLAQEILRRGHQLGYHSMWHQNLVNFSREEIEQDIIEFRQVVRTYVDPHYRVTLGRPPYGGFTKETIKTYFKYRKKGILSHIPIKDLDNLVAPHIREAFRQQGLVLQLWNVDVEDWERPVNIHFAVSELLKPGQQVLLLHELPLSHRVGRHHGSDAYLKLSAILGSLHPMALK, from the coding sequence ATGATCGAAAAATTTAACGTGAAACAAACCCAACCTTGGATCTCCAAACTCTATGGGTATGGGCTTGTTTTAATTCTCGCTCTGGTCTCTGTCCTTTATTCCGGTCTTCTTCATCGCTCTGACCCCTGGCCCGATCCACAGACACCTCCCCTTCCCCCTCTGGTTCTCTCTCTCCCAGGTTTGGAAAGGGGGACGGGAGGTGGGGAAGAGATAGAAGCGCGAGGACGCGGGGGCCCAGGAGCCCAAAGATATCGGGAAGCAAAGACGGAAAACGGTTCTGTGGTCAGACAGAAATTCGATGTAAAAAGGAAAAATAATCTCCCCTTTCCTTCCGTTCCCAGATCTCGACCTCTCTATACCGATTCCTCTGACTCGGATCTTATTACCTTTGATGATGGTCCGACCCCTCAGACGACCCCTCATATCTTGGATGTGCTGGATCGTTATGGGGTAAAGGCTAATTTTTTCCTGGAAGGTGAAAGAATTCGGCGGTACCCCTATCTGGCTCAGGAGATTCTCCGAAGGGGACACCAACTGGGCTATCATTCCATGTGGCATCAAAACCTGGTTAACTTTTCTCGTGAAGAGATAGAACAGGACATTATAGAATTCCGTCAGGTTGTCAGAACCTACGTGGATCCCCATTACCGGGTAACCCTGGGAAGACCTCCTTACGGAGGTTTTACCAAAGAAACCATCAAAACCTATTTCAAGTACCGAAAGAAAGGAATCCTGTCCCACATTCCCATTAAAGACCTTGATAATCTGGTGGCTCCCCATATCCGAGAAGCATTTCGGCAGCAAGGTCTTGTCCTTCAATTATGGAATGTGGATGTAGAAGACTGGGAAAGACCGGTCAATATTCACTTTGCCGTCTCAGAACTCCTGAAACCAGGTCAACAAGTTCTTCTTCTGCACGAACTTCCTCTCTCTCACAGAGTTGGTAGACATCATGGATCCGATGCTTACCTGAAGCTGTCGGCCATTTTAGGATCTCTCCATCCTATGGCTTTAAAATGA
- a CDS encoding glycoside hydrolase family 3 N-terminal domain-containing protein, translating into MNPNLKAKIGQMFMVGFEGGTPTDNILRLIREYQVGGIILFSRNIQNPVQLKDLIHQLQAQACQTGLGLPLLVAIDQEGGIVTRLTRGFTIFPGNMALGAAGSEELAGQAAEVMAREMMAMGIHMNLAPVLDINTRLDNPGIGVRAYGDNPQLVARMGVAMIKAYQRHGIIATAKHFPGKGDAGVDAHLDLPSIFHSRERLERVELYPFVAALQAGVKAIMTSHVYFPGLEESHAPFSVSTQIAAPESTGSSPLSPLISPLSSWQRGTGSEGEGLSSPLPATLSRAITETLLRKKLGFQGVVITDDLEMGAILRYFDLKEAVVKAVEAGADLLLICRDYQRQLEGLQGLYRAVEEGRVGEERISASFQRILSLKQAFCGKRGEGEGRGEAPPWMDQVGTAENRRVAYEVAKRAITLVRNRRGLIPLTPSQYHRPAVLYPKVFTLTQVEEGPEPVTLFSEFRQRYPQAVGFEFDTEPSPDQIQQACAVGREADLILIGSYNSHLKSKQKQLIQELIALQKPMVLMALRNPYDIGEFPEIETCLALYDYHGASLMAGIQVLMGDIQAVGRLPVTMNS; encoded by the coding sequence ATGAACCCTAATCTAAAAGCCAAAATAGGCCAGATGTTCATGGTAGGATTTGAAGGGGGAACCCCCACGGATAATATTCTTCGCCTGATCAGAGAATATCAGGTGGGAGGTATTATCCTGTTCAGTCGAAACATCCAAAACCCTGTCCAACTAAAGGATTTGATCCATCAACTTCAAGCCCAAGCCTGCCAGACCGGTTTGGGGTTACCCCTTCTGGTTGCCATTGATCAGGAAGGGGGGATCGTAACCCGGTTGACCCGAGGATTTACCATATTTCCGGGTAATATGGCTCTGGGGGCTGCAGGTTCCGAAGAACTCGCCGGGCAAGCAGCTGAGGTTATGGCCCGGGAAATGATGGCAATGGGAATTCATATGAACCTGGCTCCGGTATTGGATATCAATACCCGTCTGGATAATCCAGGAATTGGAGTCCGGGCCTATGGAGACAATCCGCAACTGGTTGCCAGAATGGGAGTGGCCATGATCAAAGCTTACCAGCGGCACGGGATCATTGCGACGGCCAAACACTTTCCCGGAAAGGGGGATGCAGGGGTCGATGCCCATCTCGATCTTCCTTCTATTTTCCATTCCCGTGAACGACTGGAAAGAGTCGAACTCTATCCCTTTGTGGCCGCTCTCCAGGCAGGGGTTAAAGCGATTATGACCTCCCACGTCTACTTCCCTGGACTCGAGGAATCCCATGCTCCGTTCTCTGTCTCTACCCAGATAGCAGCCCCAGAGTCAACCGGCTCATCCCCCCTTTCCCCCCTGATTTCTCCTCTCTCAAGTTGGCAAAGAGGAACAGGAAGTGAGGGGGAGGGGTTGTCCTCCCCGCTTCCTGCTACCCTCTCCCGGGCTATTACGGAAACGCTTTTGCGAAAAAAGCTTGGGTTCCAGGGTGTGGTGATAACCGATGATCTGGAAATGGGAGCCATCCTTAGATATTTTGACTTGAAAGAGGCCGTTGTGAAGGCTGTGGAAGCCGGAGCGGATTTGTTGCTGATCTGTCGGGATTATCAAAGACAGTTGGAAGGACTTCAGGGGCTTTATCGGGCCGTCGAAGAAGGACGCGTGGGGGAGGAGAGAATCTCGGCCTCTTTCCAACGCATTTTGAGCTTGAAACAGGCCTTTTGTGGAAAAAGAGGGGAAGGGGAGGGAAGAGGAGAAGCCCCCCCCTGGATGGATCAGGTAGGTACGGCTGAAAATCGTCGGGTCGCCTATGAAGTGGCCAAACGGGCTATTACCCTGGTACGAAATCGGAGAGGGCTGATCCCTTTAACTCCTTCCCAATACCACCGACCGGCAGTCCTTTATCCTAAAGTATTTACCCTTACCCAGGTGGAGGAAGGACCGGAACCTGTTACCCTATTCAGTGAATTTCGTCAACGCTATCCCCAGGCCGTAGGCTTTGAATTTGATACGGAACCCTCTCCAGATCAAATCCAGCAGGCCTGTGCAGTAGGTAGGGAAGCCGATCTTATCCTTATAGGTTCCTACAACAGTCATCTCAAATCTAAACAAAAACAGCTGATTCAAGAACTCATCGCTCTCCAGAAACCGATGGTTTTGATGGCCCTACGAAATCCCTATGACATCGGTGAATTTCCGGAAATTGAAACCTGTCTGGCCTTGTATGATTACCATGGAGCCTCCCTAATGGCCGGGATTCAGGTCCTTATGGGGGATATTCAGGCCGTGGGAAGGTTACCGGTTACCATGAACTCTTAA
- a CDS encoding ABC transporter permease, producing MRKFFRSLDFPAKLSLGLLVFFYLVAIFADFIAPYPYSEQNRRMPDAPPTRIHWDGWRPYVHEYKLINIHDRTYQEIPGEKYYIDFWTPDHRLFGVNSKKIKVFLLGTDDLGRDLFSRIIYGSRISLAIGPIGVLISFTIGIIMGSIAGYAGGKVDNLIMRLCEVLMSIPSFYFLVALAVTIPAGISPGATFIIIVIILSFIGWAGFARIIRGMVLSVKEMDYVQASTALGASNSRILFKHIIPNIFNYTIVAATLSIPGYILGEASLSVIGLGIQEPQPSLGNLLSAATNAQAIINYPWILSPGVVIFLIVMSFQFLGDAIRDYVDPKGLHQAQYFKK from the coding sequence ATGAGAAAGTTTTTCAGATCTTTAGATTTTCCGGCTAAACTCAGTTTAGGCCTTCTGGTCTTTTTCTATCTGGTGGCTATCTTTGCCGATTTTATAGCACCTTATCCTTATTCTGAGCAGAACCGGCGCATGCCCGACGCACCACCGACCCGTATCCACTGGGATGGCTGGCGTCCCTATGTTCATGAATATAAGCTGATCAATATCCATGATCGGACCTACCAGGAGATCCCGGGGGAAAAGTATTATATCGATTTCTGGACACCAGACCATCGCCTGTTCGGAGTAAATTCAAAGAAAATCAAGGTTTTCTTACTGGGAACCGATGATCTGGGAAGAGATTTATTCTCGAGAATTATTTACGGAAGCCGTATCAGTCTGGCCATAGGTCCGATTGGGGTACTGATCAGTTTCACCATAGGCATTATTATGGGAAGCATTGCCGGCTATGCCGGAGGAAAGGTCGATAACCTCATTATGAGGTTATGTGAGGTTTTGATGAGCATTCCCAGTTTTTACTTCCTGGTTGCCCTGGCTGTGACGATCCCTGCCGGTATATCCCCTGGAGCTACATTTATTATCATCGTCATCATTTTGAGTTTTATAGGATGGGCCGGTTTTGCCAGGATTATCCGGGGAATGGTTCTTTCTGTGAAAGAGATGGATTACGTCCAGGCCTCTACAGCCCTTGGAGCCTCCAACTCCCGAATTCTTTTTAAACATATCATCCCCAACATTTTTAACTATACCATTGTAGCTGCCACGTTGAGTATTCCGGGATATATCCTGGGGGAGGCTTCCCTCAGTGTTATCGGATTGGGAATTCAGGAACCCCAGCCTTCTTTAGGAAATCTTTTATCGGCAGCAACCAATGCCCAGGCCATTATCAATTATCCCTGGATCCTCAGCCCCGGGGTGGTGATTTTTCTCATCGTCATGTCCTTCCAGTTCCTGGGAGATGCCATCCGGGATTATGTGGATCCCAAGGGATTACACCAGGCGCAGTATTTTAAAAAGTAA
- a CDS encoding ABC transporter permease: MRKYILSRIIHFVPLLLGITFLSFLIIEMAPGDFFSTLQLNPQISQETLQRMKERFGFDRSFVLPFITEHFPELWSSLPQGLQEAIKWMDSVIGRYLFWLWRIVTRLDFGESIAYHVDVLSLIASRAVNTIILSASSMLFTWMLALPLGIYVAMRPGGIADKVLSFIAFFGISIPNFFLAFLLLYVAMKTGWLPAGGTVSPEYSSLDFWGKIWDRILHLIIPVFVLGTSGMASLMRLMRGQILEIKNSEYVRTARAKGLSEFKVVMKHILKNALNPFITMAGYTLGALLGGAALVEAILGLQGLGQLMLQAVRSQDLYLVLADLVMGTVLLIVGNLLADIALTVIDPRIKLD, translated from the coding sequence ATGAGAAAATATATCCTTTCCCGTATCATCCATTTTGTCCCTTTACTCCTGGGAATTACCTTTCTTTCCTTCTTGATCATCGAAATGGCCCCGGGAGACTTCTTTTCTACGTTACAGTTGAATCCTCAAATTTCCCAGGAAACCCTCCAGAGGATGAAAGAACGATTTGGATTCGATAGATCCTTTGTTTTACCTTTCATTACAGAACATTTCCCGGAACTCTGGAGTTCCTTGCCCCAAGGGCTTCAAGAGGCTATCAAATGGATGGATTCCGTTATCGGGAGGTATCTCTTCTGGTTATGGCGAATTGTAACCCGGTTGGATTTTGGAGAAAGTATTGCTTATCACGTGGATGTTCTCTCTTTGATAGCTTCCCGGGCTGTAAATACCATTATTCTGTCCGCCAGTTCCATGCTCTTCACCTGGATGCTGGCACTTCCCCTGGGGATCTATGTAGCCATGCGGCCAGGTGGCATCGCAGATAAGGTCCTTTCGTTTATCGCCTTCTTTGGGATCAGTATTCCCAATTTCTTCCTGGCTTTTCTCCTCTTGTATGTGGCCATGAAAACCGGATGGCTTCCGGCCGGAGGGACGGTCTCCCCGGAATATAGCTCCCTGGATTTCTGGGGCAAAATCTGGGATCGTATCCTCCATCTGATTATCCCTGTTTTTGTACTGGGTACCTCAGGCATGGCTTCCCTCATGCGACTTATGCGAGGACAGATCCTGGAAATAAAAAATAGCGAATATGTACGTACCGCCAGAGCTAAAGGTCTTTCTGAGTTTAAGGTGGTGATGAAGCATATTTTAAAAAATGCTCTGAATCCTTTTATCACCATGGCAGGTTACACGTTAGGAGCCTTATTAGGAGGTGCTGCCCTAGTGGAAGCTATCCTGGGTTTACAGGGATTGGGACAGCTCATGCTTCAGGCCGTACGCTCCCAGGACCTCTATCTGGTCCTGGCCGATCTTGTCATGGGAACGGTCTTGTTGATCGTAGGAAACTTACTGGCAGATATCGCCCTGACGGTGATAGATCCCAGGATTAAGCTGGATTAA
- a CDS encoding ABC transporter substrate-binding protein yields the protein MKPQWIPLAFLLTLSGLFGTFAEAEVEQKLTTATIADPKTFNLLVSDETSSSAIVGDLFEGLTRTNPKTGIVEPFLAKSWDVSEDGKVWIFHLRDDVRWNDGTKFTARDVKFTFDAIYDDRVPNSARDIFIIDGQKIQVEVIDEYTVKFTLPAPFAPFLGSLGIDILPEHVLGESLKNGTFTSQWGINTPPNKIVGTGRYKLAEYVPAQFARLIKNPYYWQRDDQGNQLPYLNEEINLIVQNIDTAYLKFKNGDTDIYFPRGEDVEDLKKNQKNLGITVKEIGISTGTEFVVFNRNPRHYVKNGKTDPKLTWFTDKNFLKALAHTVDKEGIILSVMNGYGAPAVAYISESVPLYHNENLKDYEYNPDLAVEILEKAGYQDRDGDGIREDKEGNKIEFDLYTNSGNSVREKICVILKEDWEKKLNLKVNYKPLEFNSLVEKLVNNFEWDAVLLGFTGGLEPHFGANIYKSSGKLHAWNPRQEKPATAWEAEIDQLVDAGARELNQEKRSQIYKRIQEILHDELPLILTARPKVFVAYKNKIENYEPTIFGTYRPELIRIKP from the coding sequence ATGAAACCACAGTGGATACCTTTAGCTTTTTTACTAACCTTGTCAGGCCTCTTCGGAACCTTTGCAGAGGCTGAAGTGGAACAAAAGTTGACTACCGCTACCATTGCAGATCCTAAGACCTTTAATCTACTGGTGAGCGATGAGACCAGCTCATCGGCTATCGTAGGAGATCTGTTTGAAGGTTTAACCCGTACCAATCCCAAAACAGGGATTGTTGAGCCTTTTCTGGCTAAATCCTGGGATGTAAGCGAGGACGGTAAAGTCTGGATATTTCACTTGAGAGACGATGTTCGTTGGAATGATGGGACTAAATTCACGGCCCGGGATGTTAAGTTTACCTTCGATGCCATCTACGATGACCGGGTCCCCAATAGTGCCCGGGATATTTTCATCATCGACGGGCAGAAAATTCAGGTGGAAGTAATCGACGAATATACCGTCAAATTTACCCTTCCCGCCCCCTTTGCTCCGTTTTTGGGCAGTCTCGGAATAGATATTCTCCCGGAGCATGTACTGGGAGAATCTCTCAAAAACGGGACCTTTACTTCCCAATGGGGTATTAACACGCCTCCCAATAAAATTGTAGGAACTGGACGGTATAAACTGGCCGAATATGTTCCGGCGCAGTTTGCCAGACTGATAAAAAATCCCTATTACTGGCAAAGGGACGACCAGGGAAATCAGCTCCCTTATTTGAATGAAGAGATCAATCTAATCGTCCAGAATATTGACACCGCTTATTTAAAATTTAAAAATGGAGACACCGATATCTACTTTCCACGTGGGGAAGATGTGGAAGACCTTAAAAAAAATCAAAAGAATCTAGGTATTACCGTTAAGGAAATAGGAATCTCCACTGGAACCGAATTTGTAGTCTTTAATCGAAATCCCAGACACTATGTTAAAAACGGAAAAACAGATCCCAAGCTGACTTGGTTTACCGATAAAAACTTTCTCAAAGCCCTGGCCCATACCGTGGATAAAGAAGGAATTATTCTCTCTGTGATGAACGGATATGGGGCCCCGGCGGTGGCCTATATTTCAGAATCGGTTCCCCTTTATCATAATGAAAATCTCAAGGATTATGAATACAATCCCGATCTGGCCGTAGAGATTCTGGAAAAGGCAGGGTATCAGGATCGGGATGGCGATGGCATCCGGGAAGATAAAGAAGGTAATAAAATTGAGTTTGATCTTTACACGAATTCGGGGAACAGTGTCCGGGAAAAGATCTGTGTGATTCTCAAAGAAGATTGGGAAAAGAAGTTAAATCTCAAGGTTAATTATAAACCCCTGGAATTTAACTCACTGGTTGAAAAGCTGGTGAATAACTTTGAATGGGATGCCGTTCTACTGGGATTTACGGGAGGATTAGAACCCCATTTTGGGGCCAATATTTATAAAAGCTCCGGAAAGCTCCACGCCTGGAACCCACGTCAGGAAAAACCGGCGACGGCCTGGGAAGCCGAAATTGACCAGCTGGTCGATGCAGGTGCCAGGGAATTGAATCAAGAGAAAAGATCCCAGATTTACAAACGTATCCAAGAAATTCTCCATGACGAACTCCCCCTGATCTTAACGGCCAGGCCCAAAGTTTTTGTAGCCTATAAAAATAAAATTGAAAACTACGAACCCACGATCTTTGGGACCTACCGTCCGGAGTTGATTCGAATCAAGCCATGA
- a CDS encoding Hsp20/alpha crystallin family protein gives MAILRWDPFRDLSIIQERMNKLFEESIARSRGEEGTSLAAWVPPVDIYETKDAIVVKAELPGIDQKDIEVQVHDNILTIRGERKFESDVKRENFHRIERAYGTFQRSFSIPNTIRQDQVKARFHNGILEITLPKMEEAKPRQIKVDVVTS, from the coding sequence ATGGCTATTCTCAGATGGGATCCTTTTAGAGATCTATCCATCATTCAAGAGAGAATGAACAAACTCTTTGAGGAATCCATAGCCCGATCTCGAGGAGAAGAAGGGACTTCGTTGGCAGCCTGGGTCCCCCCGGTCGACATCTATGAAACCAAAGATGCCATCGTCGTTAAAGCCGAACTTCCCGGGATTGATCAGAAAGATATCGAAGTCCAGGTTCATGATAATATCTTAACCATTCGAGGGGAAAGAAAATTTGAAAGTGATGTCAAGCGGGAAAATTTCCACCGTATTGAAAGGGCTTACGGAACCTTCCAGCGTTCTTTCTCCATCCCGAATACCATTCGGCAAGATCAAGTTAAAGCACGCTTTCATAATGGGATTTTAGAGATCACCTTACCTAAAATGGAAGAAGCCAAACCCAGACAGATTAAAGTCGATGTGGTAACTTCGTGA